GATGAGAAGCGGTGGATCGGCGAGGCGCGCTTTCTCCACGCGCTGAACTACTGCATGCTCCTGCCCGGGCCCGAGGCGCAGCAGCTGGCGACGTACGTGGGATGGCTGCTGCACCGCGCGAAGGGCGGACTCGTGGCGGGGCTGCTGTTCGTGCTCCCCGGGTTCCTCACCATGCTGGGCCTGAGCGCCACCTACGCGGCGTATCGCAACACCGCGCTGGTGGCGGCGCTGTTCTTCGGTCTGAAACCGGCGATCATCGCCGTGGTGGTTGAGGCGGTGATCCGCATCGGACGGCGCGCGCTGAAGGACCGCGCGCTGGTTGTGCTGGCGGCGGCCGCGTTCGCGGGCATCTTCTTCCTGCAGGTTCCCTTTCCGCTGATCGTGCTCGGTGCGGGCGTCGCAGGGTGGATCATCGACCGCCACCGCGCCGGCCCCGAAGCCCCGCCGCCCGGCGCCGTCCCGCGCCAGGGGAGCCGCGGCGCGGAGTGGATGCACACCGTGCGGGTCGTGGCCCTGTGGCTGGTGATCTGGTGGATGCCGGTGGGGCTGATGTGGATGGTGTTCGGCCGC
The window above is part of the Longimicrobium sp. genome. Proteins encoded here:
- a CDS encoding chromate transporter, with the translated sequence MHPPTPPPTETDALPDVPFREAVRTWARVGFLSFGGPAGQIAVMHRILVDEKRWIGEARFLHALNYCMLLPGPEAQQLATYVGWLLHRAKGGLVAGLLFVLPGFLTMLGLSATYAAYRNTALVAALFFGLKPAIIAVVVEAVIRIGRRALKDRALVVLAAAAFAGIFFLQVPFPLIVLGAGVAGWIIDRHRAGPEAPPPGAVPRQGSRGAEWMHTVRVVALWLVIWWMPVGLMWMVFGRASVFVDQGLFFGHAAAVTFGGAYAVLAYVAQQAVERYGWL